In one window of Desulforhabdus amnigena DNA:
- a CDS encoding chemotaxis protein CheX, producing the protein MKDAISEVLETMFFVMVDFPPAEKKTNQSYCESRIYLRQNRKRLEIGLQLGEGFAKMLTANLLGKHELEVNADELQDAMKELANMVGGSYLARLADGNWQLGIPQFVSMLKEERTFPAQISLSFFGEYVGEVHLSSEVSG; encoded by the coding sequence ATGAAGGATGCGATTTCTGAAGTCCTTGAGACCATGTTTTTCGTTATGGTGGATTTTCCACCTGCCGAAAAGAAAACGAATCAAAGCTACTGTGAATCACGCATCTATTTACGTCAAAACAGGAAACGGTTGGAGATCGGCCTTCAGCTGGGAGAGGGTTTTGCCAAAATGTTGACGGCAAATCTTCTGGGCAAACACGAACTTGAAGTGAATGCCGATGAACTCCAGGACGCCATGAAGGAATTGGCCAACATGGTGGGCGGAAGTTATTTGGCAAGGCTGGCGGATGGAAACTGGCAATTGGGAATCCCGCAATTTGTGTCGATGCTCAAAGAGGAGCGGACCTTCCCGGCGCAAATATCTCTCTCCTTTTTTGGAGAATACGTCGGGGAAGTCCATCTGTCGTCCGAGGTTTCCGGGTAA